In a genomic window of Pseudomonas mohnii:
- the moaC gene encoding cyclic pyranopterin monophosphate synthase MoaC: MLTHLDSQGRANMVDVTEKAVTFREATAQALVRMLPETLQMIVSGGHPKGDVFAVARIAGIQAAKKTSDLIPLCHPLMLTGVKVELSAEGEDIVRIVARCKLSGQTGVEMEALTAASVAALTIYDMCKAVDRGMTIESVRLLEKVGGKSGHFQADQP; the protein is encoded by the coding sequence GTGCTGACTCATCTCGATTCCCAAGGTCGCGCCAACATGGTCGACGTCACCGAAAAAGCCGTGACGTTCCGTGAGGCGACGGCCCAAGCGCTGGTGCGCATGCTGCCCGAAACCCTGCAGATGATCGTCAGCGGCGGTCACCCCAAGGGTGATGTCTTCGCCGTGGCGCGCATTGCCGGCATTCAAGCAGCGAAGAAAACCAGTGACCTGATTCCTCTGTGCCACCCGCTGATGCTGACCGGCGTGAAAGTCGAGCTCAGTGCCGAGGGCGAGGACATTGTACGTATCGTGGCGCGTTGCAAACTGTCCGGGCAGACCGGTGTCGAGATGGAAGCCCTGACCGCCGCCAGTGTGGCAGCGTTGACCATCTACGACATGTGCAAGGCCGTCGATCGCGGCATGACCATCGAAAGCGTGCGTCTGCTGGAAAAGGTCGGCGGCAAGAGCGGGCATTTCCAGGCGGATCAGCCATGA
- the moaE gene encoding molybdopterin synthase catalytic subunit MoaE: protein MAIRVQSTAFDPGAEVNAMHDANVGVGAVVSFVGYVRDFNDGLDVAGMFLEHYPGMTEKALAKIAREAEQRWPLLKLDVLHRIGALEPGEPIVFVGAASAHRQAAFDACAFVMDYLKTRAPFWKKENTSDGPRWVEGRDSDHAAADRWKQ from the coding sequence ATGGCGATTCGCGTGCAGTCCACGGCGTTCGATCCGGGAGCCGAGGTCAACGCCATGCACGATGCCAATGTCGGCGTCGGCGCGGTGGTGAGTTTTGTCGGCTACGTGCGCGACTTCAATGACGGGCTCGACGTGGCCGGAATGTTCCTCGAGCACTATCCGGGCATGACCGAAAAAGCCCTCGCCAAGATTGCCCGCGAGGCCGAGCAGCGCTGGCCGCTGCTCAAGCTGGACGTGCTGCATCGCATTGGCGCGCTGGAGCCGGGCGAGCCCATCGTTTTTGTCGGCGCCGCCAGTGCGCACCGTCAGGCCGCGTTCGACGCCTGTGCCTTTGTCATGGACTACCTGAAAACCCGCGCACCGTTCTGGAAGAAAGAAAACACCAGCGACGGCCCGCGTTGGGTCGAAGGGCGCGACAGCGATCATGCGGCGGCGGATCGCTGGAAGCAGTAA
- a CDS encoding helix-turn-helix transcriptional regulator, which produces MNAPEKDPALNDAALDNFRAIADAIATLFFPHAEVVLHDLRTQKVDYIANNLSKREIGDDSALEDMLSDDVSERNIGPYEKLNWDGQKIRSLSTVLRDRDGHPMAVLCINLNISLFENAKAALDLFLSPNKLIPQPDSLFRDDWQERINTFLHNWLRERQLSLNLLTRDHKRELVLALHAEGAFKGKSASNYVANVLNMGRATVYKHLKELKA; this is translated from the coding sequence ATGAACGCCCCCGAAAAAGACCCGGCCCTGAACGACGCCGCCCTGGATAACTTCCGGGCGATTGCCGACGCCATCGCCACGTTGTTCTTTCCCCACGCCGAAGTGGTGCTGCACGACTTGCGCACGCAGAAGGTCGACTACATCGCCAACAACCTGTCGAAAAGGGAGATAGGCGACGACTCGGCGCTCGAAGACATGCTCAGCGACGATGTCAGCGAACGAAATATCGGACCGTATGAAAAGCTCAACTGGGATGGTCAGAAAATTCGCAGCTTGAGCACCGTCCTGCGCGACCGCGACGGACATCCTATGGCGGTGCTGTGCATCAATCTGAATATTTCGCTGTTTGAAAACGCCAAGGCGGCGCTGGACCTGTTTCTGTCGCCGAACAAACTGATTCCGCAACCGGACTCACTGTTCCGCGATGACTGGCAGGAGCGCATCAACACCTTCCTGCACAATTGGCTGCGCGAGCGGCAACTGAGCCTGAACCTGCTGACCCGCGACCACAAACGCGAGCTGGTGCTGGCACTGCACGCCGAAGGGGCGTTCAAAGGCAAAAGCGCTTCGAACTATGTGGCCAATGTGCTGAACATGGGACGGGCGACGGTGTACAAGCATTTGAAGGAATTGAAAGCCTAG
- a CDS encoding polysaccharide deacetylase family protein, with protein MRIVFLFSAWLLSFGAMAAPGDVATLDRSTWPEQLGNPTLFDVASRAEILMFARVLLASEAMDEPALAQHLGLRTINMASVNHVRQRLWLRLLSSYNFAQQSCDQDASFCFLVEDMPTLREQAAKFQISEDSYYIKWAEPSRLFHAQYLDEQLRKAALFPQTSSEVDRFGDFERNGDEMHDRLFLLTFDSAANAMPDNTDWVTEYLRKSNMSGTFFVLGKDIQTRLAERSVASLQSTYSMQCVGVQGWEFRSHSHWQDWQDSVRRSAELVKSKLPENYVPLFRPPDGQRRSDAQGFFKSQGLRVALWDIDAQDGAGKLKASQSAQRVLTLMLLWRHGVINFNVKQDGVKTAMPWLITQTAQSGIGWEDCQNGFQ; from the coding sequence TTGCGCATCGTTTTTCTTTTTTCGGCCTGGCTCTTGAGCTTCGGGGCCATGGCGGCGCCGGGTGATGTGGCGACCCTTGATCGCAGCACCTGGCCTGAACAACTCGGCAACCCGACGCTGTTCGACGTCGCCTCGCGCGCCGAAATCCTGATGTTTGCCCGTGTGCTGCTGGCCAGCGAAGCGATGGACGAACCGGCACTGGCCCAGCATCTGGGCTTGCGCACGATCAACATGGCGTCGGTCAACCATGTTCGCCAGCGCCTGTGGCTGCGTCTGTTGAGCAGCTACAACTTCGCCCAGCAGAGCTGCGACCAGGATGCGTCTTTCTGTTTCCTGGTCGAGGACATGCCCACCCTGCGCGAGCAAGCCGCCAAGTTCCAGATCAGCGAGGACAGCTACTACATCAAGTGGGCCGAACCGAGTCGCCTGTTTCATGCCCAGTACCTGGACGAGCAATTGCGCAAGGCCGCGCTGTTTCCGCAAACCAGTAGCGAAGTCGATCGTTTCGGCGACTTTGAGCGCAATGGCGACGAGATGCACGACCGGCTGTTTCTGCTCACCTTCGACAGTGCCGCCAATGCCATGCCGGACAACACGGACTGGGTCACCGAGTACCTGCGCAAGTCGAACATGAGCGGCACGTTCTTCGTCCTTGGCAAGGATATCCAGACGCGTCTGGCCGAGCGTTCGGTGGCGAGCCTGCAATCGACCTACTCGATGCAGTGTGTCGGCGTACAGGGTTGGGAATTCCGCTCCCACAGCCATTGGCAGGACTGGCAGGATTCGGTGCGGCGCAGCGCCGAGCTGGTCAAAAGCAAACTGCCGGAGAACTACGTGCCGCTGTTTCGCCCGCCCGATGGCCAGCGCCGTTCCGACGCGCAAGGCTTCTTCAAGTCTCAGGGGTTGCGGGTGGCGTTATGGGACATCGATGCCCAGGACGGCGCCGGTAAGCTCAAAGCCAGCCAGAGCGCGCAACGGGTGCTGACCCTGATGCTGCTGTGGCGTCATGGCGTGATCAATTTCAATGTGAAACAGGATGGGGTGAAAACGGCGATGCCCTGGCTGATTACGCAAACGGCGCAAAGCGGAATCGGTTGGGAAGACTGCCAGAACGGGTTCCAGTGA
- a CDS encoding ABC transporter substrate-binding protein: protein MKKFPLITGLALSLLACSSVFAAEKTLRIGIEAAYPPFASKTDQGEIVGFDYDIGNALCAQMKVKCVWVEGEFDGLIPSLKVKKIDMALSSMTINDDRKKSVDFTHKYYFTSSRLVMKEGAVVDDQYASLKGKTVGVQRATTTDRYATEVFEPKGITVKRYGNNEEIYMDLAAGRLDAIFADTIPLNDFLSMPRGKGYAFVGPELKDPKYVGEGAGIAVRKGNAELVSELNTAIDGIRANGEYQKISDKYFKSDIYGD, encoded by the coding sequence ATGAAGAAGTTTCCCCTCATCACCGGTCTGGCCCTGAGCCTGTTGGCGTGCAGTAGCGTGTTTGCCGCCGAGAAAACCTTGCGCATCGGTATCGAGGCCGCTTACCCGCCGTTCGCTTCCAAAACCGATCAAGGCGAAATCGTCGGTTTCGACTACGACATCGGGAATGCTCTGTGCGCCCAGATGAAGGTCAAGTGTGTGTGGGTTGAAGGTGAGTTCGATGGTCTGATTCCTTCCCTGAAAGTGAAGAAGATCGACATGGCGCTGTCGTCCATGACCATCAACGACGACCGCAAGAAGTCGGTGGATTTCACCCACAAGTACTACTTCACTTCATCGCGCCTGGTGATGAAGGAAGGCGCGGTGGTGGATGACCAGTACGCCAGCCTCAAAGGCAAGACGGTCGGCGTGCAGCGTGCCACCACCACGGACCGTTATGCCACCGAGGTGTTCGAGCCCAAAGGCATCACCGTCAAGCGTTACGGCAACAACGAAGAAATCTACATGGACCTGGCGGCCGGTCGCCTCGACGCCATTTTTGCCGACACCATTCCGCTCAATGACTTCCTGTCGATGCCGCGCGGTAAGGGCTACGCATTTGTCGGGCCTGAGTTGAAGGACCCGAAATACGTTGGCGAGGGCGCCGGGATTGCCGTGCGCAAGGGTAATGCCGAGTTGGTCAGCGAACTGAACACCGCCATCGACGGCATTCGCGCCAATGGCGAATACCAGAAGATTTCCGATAAGTACTTCAAGTCCGACATCTACGGCGACTGA
- the moaD gene encoding molybdopterin converting factor subunit 1, translating to MNITVKFFARYREAIGVDAIKVQGDFATVDDVRAWLAQRDGAEVLSEQNLMCARNEDLCQLDEPVSEGDEVAFFPTVTGG from the coding sequence ATGAACATCACAGTGAAATTTTTTGCCCGTTATCGCGAGGCGATTGGCGTGGACGCGATCAAGGTCCAGGGCGATTTCGCCACTGTCGACGACGTGCGGGCATGGCTGGCGCAGCGCGACGGCGCCGAGGTGCTGAGCGAGCAGAACCTGATGTGCGCGCGCAACGAAGACCTCTGCCAGCTCGACGAGCCGGTGAGCGAGGGCGACGAAGTGGCGTTTTTTCCGACCGTGACCGGGGGCTGA
- a CDS encoding PhoH family protein, with the protein MDDHGRSSSSNQPILYVLDTNVLIHDPNALLNFEEHHVAIPMTVLEELDKLKSGHHSVAAECRQAIRLIDKTLGDASPEDVEQGVPIQRGKSGPKGLLSILMSKRAEPNLILPEHLNDNKIINQLIDLHARDPKLPVVLVTKDINMRLKARACGIAAEDYSTDQLVDDVSLLPNGYHNMTGSFWDRVSKVETRQDHGRTWHQVQLIDNLPAVHINEFIIDEQGFVGWIKEIEEDKLLILDLHQEPLLHQEAWGLKPRDIYQSLALYALLDPDIHLVNLSGAAGSGKTILALAAAIEQTMVSKRYRRIIATRSVQGLDQEIGFLPGTEAEKMEPWLGAITDNLEALHMDDENTHGSVDYILSKVPLQFKSLNYIRGRSFQQSLILIDECQNLTPHQMKTIITRAGAGSKVVCLGNLAQIDTPYLSATSSGLTYLTERFKDFPNGVHITLQGVPRSILAEYAESHL; encoded by the coding sequence ATGGATGATCACGGACGTAGCTCTTCTTCCAACCAGCCAATCCTTTATGTACTCGATACCAATGTATTGATTCACGATCCAAACGCGCTCCTCAATTTCGAAGAACACCACGTCGCCATCCCGATGACCGTGCTGGAAGAGCTCGACAAGCTCAAGAGCGGGCATCACAGCGTCGCGGCCGAATGCCGCCAGGCCATTCGCCTGATCGACAAGACCCTGGGCGATGCCTCCCCCGAGGACGTTGAACAGGGTGTGCCAATCCAGCGGGGCAAGAGCGGGCCGAAGGGCTTGCTGTCAATTCTGATGAGCAAGCGTGCCGAGCCGAACCTGATTCTGCCCGAGCATCTGAACGACAACAAAATCATCAACCAACTGATCGACCTGCACGCGCGCGATCCGAAACTGCCCGTGGTGCTGGTCACCAAAGACATCAACATGCGCCTCAAGGCCCGCGCGTGCGGGATCGCGGCCGAGGACTACAGCACCGACCAACTGGTTGACGACGTATCGCTGCTGCCCAATGGTTATCACAACATGACCGGTTCCTTCTGGGACCGTGTGAGCAAGGTCGAAACCCGTCAGGACCATGGCCGCACCTGGCATCAGGTGCAACTGATCGACAACTTGCCGGCCGTGCACATCAACGAGTTCATCATCGATGAGCAGGGCTTTGTCGGCTGGATCAAGGAGATCGAAGAAGACAAGCTGCTGATTCTGGACCTGCACCAGGAACCCCTGCTGCACCAGGAAGCCTGGGGCCTGAAGCCACGGGACATCTATCAGAGCCTGGCACTCTACGCCTTGCTGGATCCGGACATCCACCTGGTCAACCTGTCCGGTGCGGCCGGCTCCGGTAAAACCATCCTGGCACTGGCGGCGGCGATCGAGCAGACCATGGTCAGCAAGCGCTACCGGCGGATCATTGCCACCCGTAGCGTGCAGGGCCTGGACCAGGAGATCGGCTTCCTGCCCGGTACCGAAGCGGAAAAAATGGAGCCATGGCTGGGCGCCATCACCGACAACCTCGAAGCCTTGCACATGGATGACGAAAACACCCATGGCAGCGTCGATTACATCCTCAGCAAAGTGCCGTTGCAGTTCAAATCCCTCAACTACATCCGGGGCCGCAGCTTCCAGCAGAGTCTGATCCTGATCGACGAGTGCCAGAACCTCACGCCGCACCAGATGAAAACCATCATCACCCGTGCCGGCGCCGGTTCCAAAGTGGTGTGCCTGGGTAACCTGGCGCAGATCGACACCCCCTACCTGTCCGCGACCAGCTCCGGGCTGACCTACCTGACGGAACGCTTCAAGGACTTCCCGAACGGGGTGCACATCACCCTGCAAGGAGTGCCACGTTCGATCCTGGCCGAATACGCAGAGTCTCACCTCTAG
- a CDS encoding NAD(P)/FAD-dependent oxidoreductase, which produces MSHADFIIIGGGIAGASTGFWLSQHGRVVVLERESHPAYHSTGRSAALYSAAYGTPQVRALTQASRAFFDTPPTGFCEHPLLTPRGEMTVDFTGDPAELNNQYLSAKATVPEMQLLSAEEACARLPILRQEKVHGAIYDPTASDIDTDALHQGYLRGIRRHKGEVHTDCEVLGLSRDAEGVWQVQTHAGTFSAPVIINAAGAWADKIGELAGAKPLGLQPKRRAAFIFAGPEGVDIHHWPMLVSLDESFYMKPDAGMFLGSPANADPVEPHDVQPEELDIAMGIYQIEEATTLTIRRPTRTWAGLRSFVSDGDLLSGFDPQVPGLFWVAAQGGYGIQTSPAMGQASAALVRGEALPEPLTRFGLNAAMLSPARLG; this is translated from the coding sequence ATGAGCCACGCAGATTTCATCATCATCGGCGGCGGGATTGCCGGCGCTTCCACCGGTTTCTGGCTGTCGCAGCACGGGCGCGTGGTCGTGCTCGAACGCGAATCCCATCCGGCCTATCACTCCACCGGACGCTCGGCGGCGCTGTACAGCGCCGCTTATGGCACACCGCAGGTTCGCGCGTTGACCCAGGCCAGCCGCGCGTTTTTCGACACGCCACCGACCGGCTTCTGCGAGCACCCGTTGCTCACCCCGCGCGGCGAAATGACCGTGGACTTCACCGGTGACCCGGCCGAACTGAACAATCAATACCTGAGCGCCAAGGCCACGGTGCCCGAGATGCAATTGCTCAGCGCGGAAGAGGCCTGCGCCCGACTGCCGATCCTGCGCCAGGAAAAAGTCCACGGCGCGATCTACGACCCGACCGCCAGCGACATCGACACCGACGCGCTGCACCAGGGCTATCTGCGCGGAATCCGCCGCCACAAAGGCGAAGTCCATACAGACTGCGAAGTACTGGGCCTGAGCCGCGATGCCGAAGGCGTGTGGCAGGTACAGACCCACGCCGGCACCTTCAGCGCGCCGGTCATCATCAACGCCGCTGGCGCCTGGGCCGACAAGATCGGTGAACTGGCCGGCGCCAAACCCCTGGGCCTGCAACCCAAGCGGCGTGCGGCCTTCATTTTCGCCGGCCCCGAGGGCGTGGACATTCATCACTGGCCCATGCTGGTCAGCCTCGACGAATCCTTCTACATGAAACCCGATGCCGGGATGTTCCTCGGCTCACCGGCCAACGCCGATCCGGTAGAACCGCACGATGTGCAGCCTGAAGAGCTGGACATCGCCATGGGTATTTATCAGATCGAAGAAGCCACGACCCTGACCATCCGCCGTCCGACCCGCACTTGGGCCGGCCTGCGCAGCTTCGTCAGTGACGGCGACCTGTTGTCCGGTTTCGATCCACAGGTGCCGGGCCTGTTCTGGGTGGCGGCACAAGGCGGCTATGGCATCCAGACCTCGCCCGCCATGGGCCAGGCCAGCGCCGCCCTGGTGCGCGGTGAGGCCCTGCCCGAGCCACTCACGCGCTTCGGCCTGAACGCCGCCATGCTCTCCCCTGCCCGCCTGGGCTGA